Proteins encoded within one genomic window of Triticum aestivum cultivar Chinese Spring chromosome 2D, IWGSC CS RefSeq v2.1, whole genome shotgun sequence:
- the LOC123050271 gene encoding probable xyloglucan endotransglucosylase/hydrolase protein 12 — protein sequence MESSRRALLLVAVAAMAIGLASASFRDNCDIKWNPENAAFSDDGHGLTMSLKSNSSGCLLQTKKQFIYGSVSTLIKLVPGNSAGTVTTYYTSSVGDDHDEIDFEFLGNETGQPYTLHTNVFADGVGKKEMQFVPWFDPTADFHAYTISWTPCMIVWYVDDVPIRVFRNYRDKGIAYPIKRPMFGYSSIWSAEDWATQGGRVKADWSKAPFVAGYRDMVLDVCPCDGADSCVYGCDGAFSHGGRQQNCAGLTDQQRAKMQEVQKTHRIYDYCVDYRDNKKPGPECSLPQY from the exons ATGGAGAGCTCAAGGAGGGCGCTCCtcctggtggcggtggcggcgatggCCATCGGCCTCGCGAGTGCCAGTTTCCGTGACAACTGCGACATTAAGTGGAACCCCGAGAACGCGGCCTTCTCCGACGACGGCCACGGCCTGACCATGTCCCTAAAGAGCAACTCCTCTGGCTGCTTGCTGCAGACGAAGAAGCAGTTCATCTACGGCAGCGTCTCCACCCTCATCAAGCTCGTCCCGGGGAACTCGGCCGGCACCGTCACCACATACTAC ACATCTTCTGTGGGGGACGACCACGACGAGATTGACTTCGAGTTCCTGGGGAACGAGACGGGGCAGCCCTACACGCTGCACACCAACGTGTTCGCCGACGGCGTCGGCAAGAAGGAGATGCAGTTCGTGCCCTGGTTCGACCCCACCGCCGACTTCCACGCCTACACCATCTCCTGGACGCCCTGCATGATCGTCTGGTACGTCGACGACGTCCCCATCCGGGTGTTCCGCAACTACCGGGACAAGGGCATTGCGTACCCGATCAAGCGTCCGATGTTCGGCTACTCCAGCATCTGGTCGGCGGAGGACTGGGCCACGCAGGGCGGCCGCGTCAAGGCCGACTGGTCCAAGGCACCCTTCGTCGCCGGCTACCGCGACATGGTCCTCGACGTCTGCCCCTGCGACGGAGCCGACTCCTGCGTGTACGGCTGCGATGGGGCGTTCAGCCACGGCGGGCGGCAGCAGAACTGCGCTGGCCTCACCGACCAGCAGCGGGCCAAGATGCAGGAGGTGCAGAAGACTCACAGGATCTACGACTACTGCGTCGACTACAGGGACAACAAGAAGCCCGGCCCCGAGTGCAGCCTGCCGCAGTACTGA